The following proteins are encoded in a genomic region of Pseudomonadota bacterium:
- a CDS encoding sulfatase-like hydrolase/transferase: MTSQPNFLYVMVDQHRADWLGCYGHPVVKTPNIDALAASGTRFDEFHVATPICMPNRASFMTGRMPSVNGLRYNGCALPARANTFVDVLRASGYATASIGKSHLQPMTAMQARHSGSVPNGPIAEAWQADTDRYDFEEPPRYQRDEPAPFPTPYYGFDHVDMVTAHGDKANGHYRQWFRRQHPNWEALHDPANELPHDYGCPQAYRTPVPEASYPTAYIRDRAADYLRDHADDRQPFFCYVSFPDPHHPFNPPGKYWNLYDPDDFELETRFEDHRNPPPPLLAARRYFEEHGGGQQTPQHAFMATDRHVREAMALTAGMITMIDDAVGALVQTLKDTGHYDNTVIVFNADHGDYLGDFNLLQKGAWAQRSIHRVPMIWSDPSTRTARSSTALASTIDIAATVLDRVGVDPYNGMQGRSFLEAVHGDATHRDALLIEFNDGFARDGFQESARVRTVVTHDWQLSVYKDQDWGELYDLANDPKQTHNLWDNPDHAATKARLFETLTQLLIGQMDDSPLSRRLA, translated from the coding sequence ATGACCAGCCAACCCAACTTCCTCTACGTGATGGTGGACCAACACCGTGCCGATTGGCTCGGCTGCTACGGACATCCGGTCGTCAAAACGCCGAACATCGACGCACTGGCAGCGAGTGGCACCCGCTTTGACGAATTTCACGTCGCCACCCCGATCTGCATGCCGAACCGCGCGAGTTTCATGACCGGTCGGATGCCGTCGGTCAACGGGCTGCGCTACAACGGCTGCGCATTGCCCGCGCGCGCCAACACCTTCGTCGACGTCTTGCGTGCAAGCGGCTACGCCACCGCCTCGATCGGCAAAAGCCATCTGCAGCCAATGACCGCCATGCAAGCCCGGCACAGTGGCAGCGTACCGAACGGCCCGATCGCCGAGGCCTGGCAGGCGGACACCGACCGCTACGACTTCGAAGAGCCGCCGCGCTACCAACGCGACGAACCAGCCCCTTTCCCGACGCCCTACTACGGCTTCGACCACGTCGACATGGTCACCGCGCACGGCGACAAGGCCAACGGCCACTACCGGCAGTGGTTCCGCCGTCAACACCCTAACTGGGAAGCGCTGCACGACCCGGCAAACGAGCTTCCGCACGACTACGGCTGCCCGCAGGCCTACCGTACGCCGGTGCCCGAGGCGAGCTACCCCACCGCGTACATCCGAGACCGCGCGGCCGACTACCTTCGGGACCACGCCGACGATCGCCAGCCGTTCTTCTGCTACGTGTCCTTCCCGGACCCGCACCACCCCTTCAACCCGCCCGGGAAATACTGGAACCTGTACGACCCCGACGATTTCGAACTCGAGACACGCTTCGAGGACCACCGCAACCCGCCGCCGCCGCTGCTCGCGGCGCGGCGCTACTTCGAAGAGCACGGCGGCGGTCAACAGACGCCGCAGCACGCATTCATGGCGACCGACCGCCACGTGCGCGAGGCCATGGCGTTGACCGCCGGCATGATCACGATGATCGACGACGCCGTCGGCGCGCTCGTTCAGACGCTCAAGGACACCGGGCACTATGACAACACGGTGATCGTCTTCAACGCCGACCACGGCGACTACCTGGGCGACTTCAACCTGCTGCAAAAAGGCGCCTGGGCACAGCGGTCGATCCACCGCGTGCCGATGATCTGGTCGGACCCGAGTACCCGAACGGCCCGCAGCAGTACCGCACTCGCCTCGACCATCGACATCGCCGCAACCGTGCTCGACCGCGTCGGGGTCGACCCGTACAACGGCATGCAAGGAAGGAGCTTTCTCGAGGCGGTGCACGGCGACGCCACGCACCGGGATGCGCTGCTGATCGAATTCAACGACGGCTTTGCCCGCGACGGCTTCCAAGAGAGTGCGCGCGTGCGCACCGTCGTGACCCACGACTGGCAGCTCTCGGTCTACAAGGACCAGGACTGGGGCGAGCTCTACGACCTCGCCAACGACCCGAAGCAAACCCACAACCTCTGGGACAACCCCGACCACGCCGCGACCAAGGCGCGCCTGTTCGAAACCCTCACGCAGCTCTTGATCGGCCAGATGGACGACAGCCCGCTGTCGCGCCGCCTCGCGTGA